The Suncus etruscus isolate mSunEtr1 chromosome 14, mSunEtr1.pri.cur, whole genome shotgun sequence genome contains a region encoding:
- the CMTR2 gene encoding cap-specific mRNA (nucleoside-2'-O-)-methyltransferase 2, with product MNKFRKPPLASGPETFSPDVLADIFELFAKNFTYGKPLNNEWQLPDLSEIFTCDHTEFNVFLDLKNSLNEVKNLLSDKKLDEWHEHTAFTNKAGKIISHLKKYVNAELCTQAWCKFHEILCSFPLVPQEAFQNGKLNSLHLCEAPGAFIASLNHYLKTHQFPCEWSWVANTLNPYHEANDNLTMIMDDRLIANTLHGWYFGPDNTGDIMTSKYLTGLQNFISGMVPIHLVTADGSFDCQGNPGEQEALVSSLQYCEVVTALTILENGGSFVLKVFTLFEHCSINLMYLLNCSFDQVHVFKPATSKAGNSEVYVVCLGYKGRGAIQPLLSKMVLYFGTEVTKALFPHHVIPESFLKKHEECCALFHKYQLDTISENIRLFEYMGKEEQAKLNNLRDCAVQYFMQKFQLKPIPKNNWLVTKSSTGCHTNTKWFRQRNRYFKTYNERKKLETLSWKDKVANGYFNRWSEEHVAYHPGQNPLLKGTDFNLEFHSWRTLEGKKLPKVKCSPFCDGEILKALNEAIENSLGGAVNVDTKYRLKQQRHCACHVFSEELLFSELHSLAKCLQDEPDVEPINQMKCLLVGFPASCDTTVDLPLEVLHLESARLMAFSSSLLHDGDPAYQQLFLDCLLHSLQQLHTGDAMILPILSCFTRFMAGLIFVLHNCFRFITFSCPTTSEPLQTCAVLLCVGYQDLTNPVFEYLQNLNELLSALLSSNAPQQVLQFVPIELLLKGALLDFLWDLNAAIGKRQLHLIIQGEKEDITSNHQL from the coding sequence atgaataaGTTCAGAAAGCCACCTCTGGCTTCAGGCCCTGAGACATTCAGTCCAGATGTTCTTGCAGACATTTTTGAACTCTTTGCCAAGAACTTTACTTATGGCAAGCCACTTAATAATGAGTGGCAGTTACCAGATCTCAGTGAGATTTTCACCTGTGACCACACAGAATTTAATGTGTTCCTTGATTTGAAGAACTCtctcaatgaagtgaaaaatctACTAAGTGATAAGAAACTGGATGAATGGCATGAGCACACTGCCTTCACCAATAAAGctggaaaaataatttctcatctGAAAAAATATGTGAATGCTGAGCTTTGTACTCAAGCATGGTGTAAGTTTCATGAGATTTTGTGCAGCTTTCCACTTGTTCCTCAGGAAGCTTTTCAGAATGGGAAGCTGAATTCCCTACACCTTTGTGAAGCTCCTGGAGCTTTTATAGCTAGTCTCAATCACTATTTAAAGACGCATCAATTTCCCTGTGAGTGGAGTTGGGTGGCTAATACTTTGAATCCATACCACGAAGCAAATGACAATCTTACGATGATTATGGATGACCGGCTTATTGCAAATACCCTGCATGGTTGGTACTTTGGTCCAGATAATACTGGTGATATCATGACCTCGAAATACCTCACCGGACTTCAAAATTTTATAAGCGGCATGGTGCCCATTCACTTGGTCACCGCAGATGGGAGTTTTGATTGTCAGGGGAACCCAGGTGAACAAGAGGCATTAGTCTCCTCTCTGCAGTACTGTGAAGTTGTGACTGCTCTGACGATACTTGAAAATGGTGGCTCTTTTGTTCTGAAGGTGTTTACTCTGTTTGAACATTGTTCCATAAACCTGATGTACCTGCTAAACTGTTCCTTTGATCAAGTCCATGTTTTTAAACCTGCTACTAGCAAGGCAGGAAACTCAGAAGTCTATGTGGTCTGTCTCGGCTATAAGGGCAGAGGAGCCATCCAACCTCTGTTATCTAAGATGGTTCTATATTTTGGGACTGAAGTGACTAAAGCTCTCTTTCCCCATCATGTCATTCCTGAATCCTTCCTTAAAAAGCATGAAGAATGTTGTGCACTCTTCCATAAATATCAGCTAGATACTATTTCTGAGAACATTCGCCTGTTTGAGTACATGGGAAAAGAGGAACAAGCAAAGTTGAATAATTTAAGGGACTGTGCTGTCCAGTACTTCATGCAGAAGTTTCAATTGAAACCTATTCCCAAAAATAACTGGCTAGTGACAAAATCTAGTACGGGTTGTCATACAAATACAAAATGGTTTAGGCAGAGGAACAGATACTTTAAAACCTATAATGAGAGAAAGAAGCTGGAAACTCTTTCATGGAAAGATAAGGTGGCCAACGGATACTTCAATCGATGGTCCGAAGAACATGTTGCCTATCATCCTGGGCAGAATCCTCTTCTCAAAGGAACAGATTTTAACCTGGAGTTCCACTCGTGGCGTACTTTAGAGGGAAAGAAACTACCAAAGGTAAAGTGTTCTCCTTTCTGTGATGGCGAAATTTTGAAGGCTCTGAATGAAGCGATTGAAAATTCTTTAGGAGGTGCTGTGAATGTAGATACCAAGTATAGACTAAAGCAGCAGCGTCATTGTGCCTGTCATGTTTTTTCTGAAGAACTGTTGTTTTCAGAGTTACATAGCCTTGCCAAGTGCCTTCAGGATGAGCCAGATGTTGAACCTATCAACCAAATGAAGTGCCTTCTTGTAGGGTTTCCAGCCTCCTGTGATACTACAGTGGATCTACCTTTGGAAGTCCTGCACCTGGAATCAGCTAGACTCATGGCTTTTAGCTCTTCCTTGCTCCATGATGGAGACCCAGCTTACCAGCAGTTATTTTTGGACTGtctcctacattcattgcagcagcTTCATACAGGGGATGCCATGATTTTACCAATACTTTCTTGTTTTACAAGATTTATGGCTGGCTTGATCTTTGTACTCCACAACTGTTTTAGGTTCATTACTTTTTCTTGCCCCACTACCTCTGAGCCCCTGCAGACCTGTGCAGTCCTGCTCTGTGTTGGTTATCAGGACCTTACAAATCCAGTTTTTGAGTATCTGCAGAATTTGAATGAATTGTTGAGTGCTTTGCTTAGTTCTAATGCACCCCAGCAAGTTTTACAGTTTGTGCCAATAGAGCTGCTCCTGAAGGGGGCATTACTTGACTTTTTGTGGGATTTGAATGCTGCTATTGGTAAAAGACAATTGCATTTGATTAttcaaggagagaaagaagacatAACCAGCAACCACCAGCTATAA